The Pseudomonas baetica genome includes a region encoding these proteins:
- a CDS encoding ParB family protein — MKKLSQEEISDKLHQDHFPRGPEVERLSDPLTDTPMLVTLEQLRPYEHNPRFIRNPLYDDIKASIRERGLDQPPPITRRPGETYFIIRNGGNTRLAILGELWQESRDERFFRIHCLFRPWTNEITALLGHLAESDLHGQLTFIERALAVAKLKTMLEPEGAVLSQRELARRLAAGGYPISQSHISRMLDTLEHLLPAIPQTLYAGLGKPQIERLIALRSQAERTWNRYPTATVAFTEFWLDTLGYFDTEPEPFDLEQIQDELLERMSRLLGQSYRMLALELSDTQRVISTPGVGASAHSENSHLPSVDEAAAGPTSSESRSESAETRTQTEPTLEGLLTPLETNVVSAASPPSRVQQIREQINREATSDTAPPVEGCTIDDIWIIAPTLDTPEQLRLAIAGLAREMAAYAGHTESIIDQKHGLGFALNIEPLDLAAPRATGVHLLLLALLRAQDDVNWADRKQLPSALFGQLLLGVYQLPLTDRPAVDVGLERLPDSLLLKLYRLIRLARRLIDLTLTPEDDSPKELP, encoded by the coding sequence ATGAAGAAGCTCAGTCAGGAGGAGATCTCCGACAAGCTGCACCAGGACCACTTCCCTCGGGGTCCAGAGGTGGAGCGGCTGTCCGACCCACTCACTGACACGCCTATGCTGGTCACTCTGGAACAGTTGCGGCCCTACGAACACAACCCACGCTTCATCCGTAATCCGCTGTATGACGATATCAAGGCGTCGATCCGTGAACGCGGGCTGGATCAACCACCGCCGATTACCCGCCGCCCGGGAGAAACCTATTTCATCATCCGCAACGGCGGTAATACGCGCCTGGCGATTCTCGGCGAGTTGTGGCAGGAAAGCCGCGACGAGCGATTTTTTCGGATTCATTGCCTGTTCCGACCTTGGACCAATGAAATCACCGCCCTACTCGGCCATCTGGCCGAAAGCGATCTGCACGGCCAACTCACCTTCATCGAACGTGCTCTGGCGGTAGCCAAACTCAAAACCATGCTCGAACCAGAGGGAGCAGTACTCTCGCAACGTGAGCTGGCACGACGTCTTGCCGCTGGGGGGTATCCCATTTCACAGTCGCACATCAGCCGGATGCTCGACACCCTCGAACACCTACTGCCCGCCATTCCGCAAACCCTGTATGCCGGGTTGGGTAAACCCCAAATTGAACGCCTGATCGCTCTGCGTAGTCAGGCAGAGCGAACCTGGAACCGTTATCCAACCGCCACCGTTGCGTTCACCGAGTTTTGGCTCGATACCCTGGGCTATTTCGATACCGAACCCGAGCCCTTCGATCTTGAGCAAATCCAGGATGAACTGCTCGAACGCATGAGCCGCTTGCTCGGACAGTCCTACCGCATGTTGGCCCTGGAGCTGAGCGATACCCAACGGGTCATCTCCACGCCTGGCGTTGGCGCCAGCGCGCACTCAGAGAACAGCCATCTGCCGAGCGTTGATGAAGCCGCAGCAGGACCGACCTCCTCCGAGTCCCGCTCTGAATCAGCTGAGACCAGAACCCAGACCGAACCAACGCTCGAGGGACTGCTTACACCGCTTGAAACGAATGTTGTCTCAGCGGCCAGCCCCCCGTCACGCGTTCAACAGATTCGCGAGCAGATCAATCGCGAGGCTACCTCCGACACGGCACCGCCAGTCGAGGGCTGCACGATCGACGACATCTGGATCATCGCACCAACACTGGATACCCCCGAACAACTGCGTTTAGCCATTGCCGGACTGGCGCGGGAAATGGCGGCCTATGCCGGACATACTGAGAGCATCATCGATCAGAAGCATGGCTTGGGTTTTGCCCTCAACATCGAGCCACTTGATCTTGCAGCGCCTCGCGCGACCGGCGTTCACCTACTGCTCCTGGCCCTGCTGCGCGCTCAAGACGACGTGAACTGGGCGGATCGCAAGCAACTGCCCTCAGCCCTATTCGGACAGCTGTTGTTGGGGGTCTATCAACTCCCGCTGACAGATCGTCCCGCCGTGGACGTAGGATTGGAGCGACTGCCCGACAGTCTGTTACTCAAACTGTATCGCCTGATCCGCCTGGCCCGTCGCCTGATCGACTTAACGCTTACCCCTGAAGACGACTCACCGAAGGAGCTGCCATGA
- a CDS encoding PFL_4669 family integrating conjugative element protein, whose translation MADHYQLNLGSLRSSITLTLHTHHAARIWQGRTAREGVHSIMGMAGYISVTNLIKQTAAQDDPYADWAMVQLEEKLMQAKAGMLELTQQLDRIRQDLPTQIDMSDNLNIHPVTLPLYIGNQLGFLAVYLLTDYDTLVRSTLLAHHTALIGRIDMEAWIDDGAHLLRSLFGQAQRYRHAGVTRDDMAANNARALAAMEKLGLPPMDILEGHRRSQFAPPIIRRGAVAVDDADALAEEAGEPSATVDEPEDEV comes from the coding sequence GTGGCCGATCACTATCAACTCAACCTGGGTTCATTGCGCAGCAGCATCACCCTGACCCTGCACACTCACCACGCCGCCCGGATCTGGCAAGGTCGAACCGCACGCGAAGGCGTCCACTCGATCATGGGCATGGCCGGCTACATCAGTGTCACCAACCTGATCAAACAAACCGCGGCCCAGGACGATCCCTACGCCGACTGGGCCATGGTGCAACTCGAAGAAAAATTGATGCAGGCCAAGGCTGGGATGCTGGAACTGACCCAACAGTTGGATCGAATTAGGCAGGACCTGCCGACACAGATCGATATGAGCGACAACCTCAACATCCACCCTGTCACCTTGCCGTTGTACATCGGCAACCAGCTGGGTTTTCTGGCGGTCTACCTGCTGACCGACTATGACACCCTGGTGCGCAGCACCCTATTGGCCCATCACACCGCCCTGATCGGCCGCATCGACATGGAAGCCTGGATCGACGATGGCGCCCATCTGCTGCGTAGCCTGTTCGGGCAGGCACAGCGCTATCGGCATGCCGGTGTCACACGCGATGACATGGCGGCGAACAACGCTCGAGCCCTGGCAGCCATGGAAAAATTGGGTTTGCCCCCCATGGACATCCTTGAGGGTCATCGCCGCTCCCAGTTCGCGCCACCGATCATTCGTCGTGGTGCTGTGGCAGTGGATGACGCTGACGCGTTGGCAGAGGAAGCGGGAGAGCCATCTGCGACAGTGGATGAGCCGGAGGACGAAGTATGA
- a CDS encoding DUF2857 domain-containing protein: MSLSFNVLNQAMLTQVLHELRLGNLQRCKALGLGEDDIYLLQSLPPTTLSRLAHATVPWVDVKIDSPVLHRLIAQAERDEQNERLINRALKLGASSTIMYQCFGLAHSETALRRRLLKIETRKGRPQHLSEAQEHALWQRWCQLRAQDGTEDQLDAMMMLAEEQQISLTIVWQQIDQYSNGT, encoded by the coding sequence ATGAGCCTGTCCTTCAATGTGCTCAACCAGGCCATGCTGACTCAGGTGCTACACGAACTGCGCCTGGGTAATCTACAACGCTGTAAGGCACTCGGACTGGGTGAGGACGACATCTACCTGTTGCAATCCTTACCACCCACCACCCTATCGCGCCTGGCCCATGCCACCGTCCCCTGGGTTGATGTCAAGATTGATTCGCCGGTGCTGCATCGGTTGATCGCGCAAGCCGAACGCGACGAGCAGAACGAGCGCTTGATCAACCGCGCGCTCAAGCTCGGCGCCAGCAGCACCATCATGTACCAATGCTTCGGTTTGGCGCATTCGGAAACCGCCCTGCGCCGACGTCTGCTCAAGATAGAAACCCGCAAGGGCCGCCCTCAGCATTTGAGCGAAGCGCAGGAACATGCGCTCTGGCAGCGTTGGTGCCAGCTACGCGCTCAGGACGGTACCGAGGATCAGCTCGACGCCATGATGATGCTGGCCGAAGAACAGCAGATCAGTTTGACCATCGTCTGGCAGCAGATCGACCAGTACAGCAACGGAACATGA
- a CDS encoding ParA family protein, with protein sequence MRVVSVVSTKGGVGKTTVTANLGGLLADAGLRVLLLDLDSQPTLSSYFALSQKAVAGAYELIALNLTTPAQIVSRTVIAGLDLILSNDDQGRLNTLLLHAPDGRLRLRNLLDNFRSRYDLLLIDTQGARSVLLEMAILASDLALSPITPEMLAARELHRGTLKLFSDLEPFRHLGIPPPPLRLLLNQVNAIRVDTRMIIRGLRTTFAGAINISVLDTVVPDRVAYLNAASLGFPVHRVETRRSRERRSSSAMETMQALAIELFPEWHEAISTVSRCAEVQ encoded by the coding sequence ATGCGTGTGGTATCGGTGGTTTCCACTAAAGGGGGCGTGGGCAAGACCACGGTGACCGCCAACCTCGGCGGCCTTCTTGCAGATGCGGGCCTGCGTGTCCTTCTATTGGACCTGGATAGCCAACCTACCCTCTCCAGCTATTTCGCCTTGAGCCAGAAAGCTGTTGCTGGGGCGTACGAGCTCATTGCACTCAACTTAACAACGCCTGCACAGATTGTTTCCAGGACCGTGATTGCAGGGCTCGACCTGATCCTCTCCAACGATGATCAAGGCCGACTGAACACCTTGCTGCTGCATGCTCCCGATGGGCGACTACGGTTGCGCAATTTGCTGGACAATTTTCGCTCCCGTTATGACCTGCTTTTGATCGACACTCAGGGCGCACGTAGCGTGCTGCTGGAGATGGCCATCCTCGCCTCAGATCTCGCCCTTTCTCCCATCACCCCGGAAATGCTCGCCGCCCGCGAACTGCACCGCGGCACCTTGAAGCTGTTCAGCGACCTCGAACCATTCCGCCACCTGGGCATTCCACCGCCACCCTTGCGACTACTACTGAACCAGGTGAACGCGATTCGGGTAGACACCCGAATGATCATCCGCGGCCTGCGCACAACCTTCGCAGGGGCGATCAATATCTCGGTTCTAGACACCGTCGTTCCAGACCGAGTGGCTTATCTCAATGCCGCCTCCCTCGGCTTCCCAGTCCACCGAGTCGAGACGCGTCGCTCACGAGAACGACGCTCGTCATCAGCGATGGAAACCATGCAAGCGCTGGCGATCGAGTTGTTTCCGGAATGGCACGAAGCGATCTCTACGGTGAGCAGATGCGCGGAGGTTCAATGA
- a CDS encoding amidohydrolase family protein, whose translation MYTMSRREVLAITAVTATAVATTAMGGQPYASANEPHEQEQKHPQSPLCNCGLVDVHAHYLPPQYTQALSDAGLVTLDGGFPIPAWSEAATLAHMEEHGIETLILSVSSPSVGFLDDQSKRVKLARHVNEFAADIVRRNPQKFGAFATLPLPNVDDSLAEIRYALDELGLDGVVVETNSDGLYLGNPRFEPIFAELDKRSAVLFLHPTSPACFEAVGLGRPAPFIEFPMDTARTITDLIFSGTLNRYPNIKVIVSHAGGALPSLAQRIGFVSDLPLLNKRPAGGAQEVRRVLQSLYYDLAGSANDAAIGSLRWMTSTSHIVFGSDFPFTPPLAVTANVNGMRALKGLTADEHEAIARTNAHVLFPRLSQQIPEAG comes from the coding sequence ATGTACACAATGAGTCGACGGGAAGTCCTTGCTATAACGGCCGTAACGGCTACGGCGGTCGCAACGACAGCCATGGGCGGGCAACCTTATGCCAGCGCCAACGAGCCGCACGAGCAAGAGCAAAAGCATCCGCAAAGTCCTCTGTGCAACTGCGGTTTGGTAGACGTGCATGCTCACTACCTGCCACCGCAATACACCCAGGCGCTGAGCGACGCAGGCCTGGTGACCCTCGATGGCGGCTTTCCCATCCCTGCCTGGTCGGAAGCGGCAACGCTTGCGCACATGGAGGAGCACGGCATCGAGACCTTGATACTGTCGGTGTCATCGCCTTCGGTGGGGTTTCTCGACGATCAATCCAAGCGCGTGAAACTGGCCCGGCACGTCAACGAGTTCGCCGCCGATATCGTCCGCCGCAACCCGCAGAAATTCGGCGCTTTCGCGACGCTGCCACTACCGAATGTCGATGACTCGCTGGCAGAAATTCGTTATGCGCTGGATGAGCTGGGTCTGGACGGCGTCGTTGTAGAAACCAACAGCGACGGCTTGTATCTGGGCAATCCGCGTTTTGAGCCGATCTTTGCCGAGCTCGATAAAAGATCCGCCGTGCTGTTCCTGCACCCGACTTCACCAGCCTGCTTTGAAGCCGTCGGTTTGGGGCGACCCGCGCCCTTCATCGAGTTCCCGATGGATACCGCGCGCACTATCACTGACCTGATATTTTCCGGCACGCTCAACCGTTATCCGAACATCAAGGTGATCGTCTCCCACGCGGGGGGTGCGCTGCCTTCATTGGCCCAACGTATCGGCTTCGTGTCCGACTTGCCCTTGTTGAATAAACGTCCCGCTGGCGGCGCGCAGGAAGTTCGACGCGTATTGCAATCGCTCTATTACGACCTGGCCGGCTCGGCCAACGACGCCGCCATTGGAAGTTTGCGCTGGATGACATCAACGTCGCACATCGTGTTCGGCAGTGACTTTCCCTTCACTCCGCCATTGGCGGTGACTGCCAACGTCAATGGCATGCGCGCCCTCAAGGGCCTGACCGCCGATGAACATGAAGCCATCGCGCGCACCAATGCTCATGTGCTTTTCCCGCGTTTGAGTCAGCAAATTCCTGAAGCAGGTTGA
- a CDS encoding LysR substrate-binding domain-containing protein, with the protein MKLSYLKAIVSVAEKGSLRAAARHLGMAQPALSRSIQQAETDLGVTLFERHATGVTPTVAGKHYLQRASAILLDMERARDEVLQLAGSTLGRVTVGLSTVPHIAWLPSVLEPFRERYPGVKLTIHEGLFSRMQQPLEQGELDFYMGPVTDRVLPSVLMKERLCMNNLLVFCRRGHPLRNAKSLAELVDAQWVDTPVSEIAGADLAPLFQKHGLPAPRYGVRGQSTLTVLIAASSTDLLTMLPQQFLKFPGTRMMLEHINVRETLASPVIFTVRRTQAVLTPAAHYLHDLLAQAAEAELK; encoded by the coding sequence ATGAAGTTGAGTTACTTGAAAGCCATCGTTTCGGTCGCTGAAAAAGGCAGCTTGCGCGCCGCAGCCCGGCACCTTGGAATGGCCCAGCCGGCACTCAGTCGCAGCATTCAGCAAGCGGAAACCGACCTTGGTGTCACCCTGTTTGAAAGGCACGCCACCGGCGTTACGCCCACGGTTGCCGGCAAGCACTACCTGCAGCGCGCGAGTGCGATTCTTCTTGATATGGAGCGAGCTCGGGATGAAGTTTTGCAGCTGGCGGGAAGCACGTTGGGAAGGGTCACCGTCGGCTTGTCCACGGTGCCGCACATTGCCTGGCTGCCAAGCGTGCTAGAGCCCTTTCGCGAACGTTATCCCGGCGTGAAACTGACCATTCATGAAGGGTTGTTTTCACGCATGCAGCAACCGCTTGAGCAGGGGGAGCTGGATTTTTACATGGGTCCGGTTACCGATCGGGTACTGCCGAGCGTGTTGATGAAGGAGCGACTCTGCATGAACAACCTGCTGGTTTTCTGCCGACGCGGGCACCCATTGCGCAATGCCAAGAGCCTTGCCGAACTGGTCGATGCCCAATGGGTCGACACGCCTGTTTCGGAGATTGCCGGTGCCGATCTTGCCCCTTTGTTCCAGAAACATGGATTGCCCGCGCCTCGATACGGCGTGCGTGGTCAGTCGACATTGACCGTGTTGATTGCTGCATCCAGTACCGATTTGTTGACGATGTTGCCGCAGCAATTTCTGAAGTTTCCCGGCACCCGAATGATGCTGGAACACATCAATGTTCGCGAGACGCTGGCGTCGCCGGTCATATTTACGGTGCGCAGGACACAAGCAGTGCTGACGCCTGCAGCGCACTATCTACATGACCTGTTGGCACAAGCCGCTGAAGCAGAACTCAAGTAA
- a CDS encoding DUF1302 domain-containing protein — protein MKNNNKICHQHLRQGLLASAVMAGLGVMPVQAFEFDTGNPDLSVRFDNTVKLNYAQRVESADSTLSHSWNNNDGDRNFDAGTAVSERVDVLSELDVVFQQKTGFRLSSNAWYNHAYEKVGGRNDSTNQLNNGRPDSGHLSGYADRYYNGPSAELLDAFVFTSTEIGDQSLLSAKLGKHTQYWGESVLSLAHGISFGQSGVDLGKALAGPGTEAKELFIPRSQLSTSLTLNPELTVAAQYFLDWNNARLPESGTYLGFNDSIQSGGHNLSLIGAANPRFGTPGPAGVNEFLRLSNGHTYTPDKTGDFGLMAKWSPEWLDGTLGFYYRNTSDILPNIVLRPTAVGPAQLVSGNIGSYNIVYADDIDIYGISLSKDIEGVSVGLDVNYRHNMPLLSVPGSVNPAAAAAGLPGFISSFDGEHGMAKGNTVHAVLNGLATFAATPAWDSSTLLVELAYSRWLSVTDNEQLFKGGDWYRGVDKVSKDNYVLGVNFTPTWFQVFPGVDLSMPAAVNVGLAGESAVQLGGNEGAGSYSIGVGMDVQSRYRFDLKYVDNFGSKDTCRSAGSAAAQGDGATPGANGQYNCTPGQPTAFAGPVAQLTDRGMVTLTFKTSF, from the coding sequence ATGAAAAATAACAATAAGATCTGCCATCAACATCTGCGACAAGGGCTTCTAGCTTCAGCCGTCATGGCTGGGCTGGGCGTCATGCCAGTACAGGCTTTTGAGTTCGATACCGGCAACCCGGATCTCTCTGTACGTTTCGACAACACCGTAAAATTGAACTACGCCCAGCGTGTTGAAAGTGCCGACTCGACGTTATCCCATTCATGGAATAACAACGACGGTGACCGCAACTTCGATGCCGGTACTGCCGTGTCCGAGCGTGTCGACGTACTGTCGGAGCTGGACGTGGTCTTCCAGCAAAAAACCGGCTTTCGCCTGAGCTCCAACGCCTGGTACAACCACGCGTATGAAAAAGTGGGCGGGCGCAACGACTCGACCAACCAATTGAACAACGGCAGACCGGACTCTGGCCACTTGAGTGGATACGCGGATCGTTACTACAACGGCCCGTCAGCCGAATTGCTGGACGCGTTCGTGTTCACCAGCACTGAGATCGGCGACCAGTCCTTGCTCAGCGCCAAGCTCGGCAAGCACACCCAGTACTGGGGCGAGAGCGTTCTGTCGTTGGCCCACGGCATCAGCTTCGGGCAGTCCGGAGTTGATCTGGGCAAGGCGCTCGCGGGACCTGGTACTGAAGCGAAAGAGTTGTTTATCCCTCGCTCGCAGCTGTCCACCAGCCTGACGCTGAACCCGGAACTGACCGTGGCGGCGCAATACTTCCTGGACTGGAACAATGCGCGGCTACCGGAGTCCGGCACTTACCTGGGCTTCAACGATTCGATCCAGAGCGGTGGCCACAACCTGTCGTTGATCGGTGCCGCCAATCCGCGCTTCGGCACCCCGGGACCTGCTGGCGTGAATGAGTTTTTGCGCCTTTCCAACGGCCACACCTACACGCCCGACAAGACCGGTGATTTCGGCCTGATGGCGAAGTGGAGCCCGGAATGGCTGGACGGAACCCTGGGTTTCTACTACCGCAATACCTCCGACATTCTGCCCAACATCGTACTGCGACCAACGGCTGTTGGGCCCGCACAACTGGTGTCGGGCAATATCGGCAGCTACAACATCGTCTATGCCGATGACATCGATATCTACGGCATCAGCCTGTCCAAGGACATCGAAGGGGTCAGCGTCGGACTCGACGTCAACTACCGCCACAACATGCCGCTGTTGAGTGTCCCGGGCTCGGTCAATCCGGCCGCGGCTGCCGCCGGTTTGCCTGGTTTCATCTCAAGCTTCGACGGCGAACACGGCATGGCCAAGGGTAATACCGTGCACGCGGTGCTCAACGGCCTGGCTACCTTTGCCGCGACGCCGGCCTGGGATTCCTCGACCTTGTTGGTGGAACTGGCCTACAGCCGCTGGTTGAGCGTGACCGACAACGAGCAGTTGTTCAAAGGTGGCGACTGGTACCGGGGCGTCGACAAGGTCAGCAAGGACAACTACGTGCTGGGCGTCAACTTCACCCCGACCTGGTTCCAGGTGTTCCCCGGGGTTGATCTGTCCATGCCCGCTGCCGTCAACGTGGGGCTTGCAGGTGAGTCGGCCGTTCAATTGGGTGGCAACGAAGGCGCGGGCAGCTACTCGATCGGTGTCGGCATGGATGTTCAGAGTCGCTACCGCTTCGACCTGAAGTACGTGGACAACTTCGGCAGCAAAGACACCTGCAGATCGGCGGGTTCCGCCGCCGCGCAAGGCGACGGTGCGACCCCGGGTGCCAACGGTCAGTACAACTGCACGCCAGGCCAGCCGACCGCGTTTGCCGGCCCCGTTGCCCAACTCACCGATCGCGGCATGGTCACCCTCACGTTCAAGACGAGCTTCTAA
- a CDS encoding DUF3158 family protein produces the protein MNPLTSAQPMPFEALTQDAYRQLEHAASLKGLLKPFKGKGELEQLAQMAREIEAQLCDLMEAVVQQAGQPPYSLLDIRLVLQNTSARSTFLRWRTRDFARMGVSVWERQVCNKALPQVVREGLRRFECNRIALNLQMSVVHSLYRQATTCAIKMDSAERLLRQFTTAVEVSR, from the coding sequence ATGAATCCCCTGACCTCGGCTCAACCAATGCCCTTCGAAGCGTTGACACAGGATGCCTATCGGCAGCTCGAACACGCTGCCTCCCTAAAAGGCCTTTTAAAACCTTTTAAGGGTAAGGGGGAGTTGGAGCAGCTGGCGCAGATGGCGAGGGAAATCGAGGCGCAGTTATGTGACTTGATGGAGGCTGTTGTACAGCAAGCCGGACAGCCCCCTTACTCACTGCTGGATATTCGATTGGTGCTGCAGAACACCAGCGCTCGCAGCACCTTTTTGCGTTGGCGCACCCGTGACTTTGCCCGTATGGGAGTCTCGGTCTGGGAACGCCAGGTCTGCAACAAAGCCTTGCCGCAGGTCGTACGCGAGGGATTGCGCCGTTTCGAATGCAATCGCATCGCACTGAACCTACAGATGAGTGTGGTGCATTCGCTCTACCGCCAGGCCACGACCTGCGCGATCAAAATGGACAGTGCCGAACGGCTGCTGCGCCAGTTCACAACCGCAGTGGAGGTATCACGATGA
- a CDS encoding STY4528 family pathogenicity island replication protein: protein MNAAPSSRWQRVLQQCTQQLSERWPARPTTEQPSNQTLRAGFLFSGQSHEVVPRRLLLDNRLTPLERNAWQVFRLMLQGQGVVTPRYEDLQPYLSSVPYGASASRETIARVLTMLRLTRWLSLVSRGRDEISGRLQGSLYVLHDEPLTPAEAMELDQTYLELVGHTLGHATKAVRIVAQHVLEEIRQDTRIDLGQLPTRLDSWGEQWMQQGLDQATDTTMHDSELGEDHLVRNRASPRSDSESGLNASVSSAVRIPNAACTVLKESICTVPRATPAVDNLHWPDSLHLSPSERQAVSVALNKLKPADRQAVLNEASARCTAGGIRKPAAYLMGLIQRALNGDFRPWAGQTEPSPVAEPPPTAPSRPSRKQGEPASALAQACLNELRQLRGKRPGRQ, encoded by the coding sequence ATGAACGCCGCCCCTTCCAGTCGCTGGCAGCGTGTCCTGCAGCAATGCACCCAGCAGCTGAGTGAACGTTGGCCCGCACGCCCTACCACCGAACAACCTTCCAACCAGACTCTGCGGGCTGGCTTTCTGTTCAGCGGCCAGTCACACGAAGTCGTGCCGCGTCGGTTGCTGTTGGATAATCGGCTGACGCCGTTGGAACGCAATGCCTGGCAGGTGTTTCGGCTCATGCTACAAGGCCAGGGCGTGGTCACTCCACGCTATGAGGATTTACAGCCTTACCTGTCGAGTGTGCCGTACGGTGCGTCAGCCTCCCGTGAAACCATTGCTCGCGTCTTGACGATGCTCAGGCTGACGCGCTGGCTCAGCCTGGTGAGTCGCGGCCGCGATGAGATCAGCGGGCGTCTGCAAGGCTCTCTGTACGTCCTGCACGATGAGCCGTTAACCCCCGCCGAAGCCATGGAGCTGGATCAGACTTACCTGGAGCTGGTCGGACATACCCTCGGTCATGCAACGAAGGCTGTGCGCATTGTCGCTCAGCATGTTCTGGAAGAAATTCGCCAGGACACCCGTATCGATTTAGGTCAGTTACCCACGCGGCTCGACAGCTGGGGTGAACAATGGATGCAGCAAGGATTGGATCAGGCAACTGATACCACTATGCACGATTCCGAACTGGGGGAAGATCACCTTGTTCGGAATCGTGCAAGCCCTCGTTCGGATTCCGAATCGGGTCTAAACGCCAGTGTTTCCAGCGCAGTTCGGATTCCGAACGCCGCCTGTACTGTATTAAAAGAAAGTATATGTACTGTACCGCGCGCGACCCCAGCGGTGGATAATCTGCACTGGCCCGATTCGCTGCACCTGAGTCCAAGCGAGCGTCAGGCCGTCTCCGTGGCGCTGAACAAGCTCAAACCAGCGGATCGTCAGGCGGTGCTCAACGAAGCGAGCGCACGCTGTACGGCAGGAGGTATCCGCAAGCCAGCGGCGTATCTGATGGGCCTAATCCAGCGCGCACTGAACGGCGACTTTCGTCCTTGGGCAGGTCAGACAGAACCCTCACCCGTTGCAGAACCGCCCCCAACGGCACCCTCGCGCCCATCCCGAAAACAGGGCGAACCCGCATCCGCCCTCGCCCAAGCGTGCCTGAATGAGCTACGCCAATTGCGCGGCAAACGCCCTGGACGTCAGTAG
- a CDS encoding AlpA family transcriptional regulator: MSNSSVSLADSPQPSAERHIMRRDEVERKTGFKRAHIYNLMKEGKFPHAKRIGLRAVGWDSVEIERWITERLGQQA, translated from the coding sequence ATGTCCAACTCATCCGTCTCGCTCGCTGACAGCCCTCAACCATCGGCCGAACGTCACATCATGCGGCGTGATGAAGTGGAGCGGAAAACCGGTTTCAAGCGTGCGCACATCTACAACTTGATGAAGGAAGGTAAATTCCCTCATGCCAAACGCATTGGATTGCGTGCTGTCGGCTGGGACTCTGTGGAAATCGAACGATGGATCACTGAGCGCTTAGGCCAGCAGGCCTGA